A window of the Desulfobacula toluolica Tol2 genome harbors these coding sequences:
- the hutH gene encoding histidine ammonia-lyase has protein sequence MKNQIVLNGKDFFLKDLVRIARNNVGITISVESESRINKARDLVDQWVGQGKRIYGVTTGFGALSDVAICREDTKRLQKNILFSHAAGMGQPMEDDVVRAMIALRVNDFCRGNSGLRLKTIEKLAQILNEGIIPVVPEKGSVGASGDLVPMAHLSLVLIGEGEAFVDGKRMSGAGALREKLIKPIVLEAGEGLALINGTQFMIALGCLALHDALNLCKHADIAAGMSLETLMGTRSAFDPRIHRARPHTGQIKAADNMLRITESSEIISSHHDCSRIQDAYTLRCSPQVHGASWDAFAYVEKVIRVEMNSSTENPLIFPESNDFLSGGNFHGQPLALACDFLGIAIAELANISERRIERLVNPQLSGLPAFLVEDGGLNSGFMIAQYAAASLVSENKVLAHPASVDSIPTSANKEDHVSMGSIAARKCRDIVANTEEVIAIELLCAAQGIDLFTNMKAGKGTLAAYEVIRSKVDYMTEDRILASDIARVKELLQDGSIVKAVEDKVGGLY, from the coding sequence ATGAAAAATCAAATTGTTTTAAACGGAAAAGATTTTTTTCTCAAAGATCTGGTCCGGATCGCCAGAAACAATGTAGGCATAACCATATCTGTTGAGTCTGAATCAAGGATCAATAAGGCAAGAGATCTGGTTGACCAGTGGGTAGGGCAGGGGAAAAGGATCTATGGTGTCACCACAGGATTTGGCGCTTTGTCGGATGTGGCGATTTGTCGTGAAGATACAAAAAGACTTCAAAAAAATATATTGTTCAGTCATGCAGCCGGGATGGGTCAACCCATGGAAGATGATGTGGTCCGGGCCATGATCGCATTGAGGGTAAATGATTTTTGTCGCGGGAATTCAGGGTTGAGGCTTAAAACCATTGAAAAACTTGCTCAAATTTTAAATGAAGGCATTATACCTGTTGTACCTGAAAAGGGTTCTGTGGGTGCAAGCGGAGACCTTGTTCCCATGGCCCATCTTTCCCTTGTATTGATTGGTGAGGGAGAAGCCTTTGTGGATGGAAAAAGGATGTCGGGTGCCGGGGCGTTAAGGGAAAAATTGATCAAACCAATTGTGCTTGAGGCGGGAGAGGGACTTGCCCTGATCAATGGAACACAGTTCATGATTGCACTTGGGTGCCTTGCCCTCCATGATGCCTTGAATCTTTGCAAACATGCAGATATCGCCGCTGGCATGAGCCTTGAAACCCTCATGGGTACAAGATCTGCCTTTGACCCGAGAATTCATCGTGCAAGACCCCATACAGGTCAGATCAAGGCTGCCGATAATATGCTCAGGATTACGGAAAGTTCAGAGATCATCTCTTCTCATCACGATTGTTCAAGGATTCAGGATGCCTATACCTTGAGATGTTCTCCTCAGGTCCACGGGGCTTCCTGGGATGCCTTTGCTTATGTGGAAAAGGTTATCAGGGTTGAAATGAATTCATCCACGGAAAATCCCCTGATTTTCCCGGAATCAAATGATTTTCTGTCCGGCGGTAATTTCCATGGTCAGCCTTTGGCACTTGCTTGTGATTTTCTGGGTATTGCCATTGCAGAGCTTGCCAATATTTCGGAACGGCGGATAGAACGGCTTGTAAATCCTCAGCTTTCAGGTCTTCCGGCATTCCTTGTTGAAGACGGCGGCTTGAATTCAGGATTCATGATTGCCCAGTATGCGGCAGCTTCCCTTGTGTCGGAAAATAAAGTGCTTGCCCATCCGGCATCGGTTGATTCCATTCCCACTTCCGCAAACAAGGAAGACCATGTTTCCATGGGTTCTATTGCCGCGCGAAAGTGCAGGGATATTGTGGCCAACACTGAAGAAGTTATTGCCATTGAACTTTTATGTGCTGCCCAGGGAATTGATCTGTTCACCAATATGAAAGCCGGAAAAGGTACTCTGGCAGCATATGAAGTTATTCGAAGCAAGGTTGACTACATGACCGAAGACCGGATTCTTGCATCAGATATTGCCAGGGTAAAAGAATTGCTCCAAGACGGCAGTATTGTCAAGGCTGTTGAGGATAAAGTCGGCGGGTTGTATTGA
- a CDS encoding UPF0280 family protein: MFENRIYRRQHQKKGLISFDITVKETNLNIQAETDLTDKTIKSVLTCRNYIETYINLHPEFATSMTPLQNSSPAPQIIRDMIKAAELANVGPMAAVAGAVAAAAGTSLLPYSNEIVVENGGDIFIKSDSKTIFSIYAENSVFSMTTGIQVEKRDTPYGLCTSSGTLGHSKSFGKADAVTVLADSCPLADAVATALGNRIKKATDIKDAIDTGKTIPGVQGIVIIKGDNIGLWGDLKIVRLPD; the protein is encoded by the coding sequence ATGTTTGAAAATCGTATTTATCGCAGACAGCATCAAAAAAAAGGATTGATATCTTTTGATATCACGGTAAAAGAAACCAATTTGAACATCCAGGCTGAGACCGACCTGACCGACAAAACCATAAAATCCGTATTAACCTGTAGAAATTATATTGAAACCTATATAAATCTGCATCCTGAATTTGCAACATCCATGACCCCTTTACAGAACTCAAGTCCTGCACCACAAATAATACGGGATATGATAAAAGCTGCAGAACTTGCAAATGTCGGCCCCATGGCAGCTGTAGCAGGCGCTGTGGCAGCCGCTGCTGGAACATCATTATTGCCGTACTCAAATGAAATTGTTGTGGAAAACGGGGGAGACATTTTCATTAAATCCGATTCAAAAACCATTTTCAGTATTTATGCTGAGAACTCTGTGTTCAGCATGACCACGGGTATCCAGGTAGAAAAAAGAGATACGCCATATGGACTGTGTACTTCTTCGGGCACACTGGGGCATTCAAAAAGCTTTGGCAAAGCTGATGCAGTTACAGTGCTGGCAGATTCATGCCCGTTGGCGGATGCTGTGGCCACAGCACTGGGCAACCGGATCAAAAAGGCAACAGATATTAAAGATGCCATTGATACCGGAAAAACCATACCGGGTGTCCAGGGAATTGTTATCATTAAAGGCGACAATATTGGGTTATGGGGAGATCTCAAGATCGTTCGACTGCCCGATTAA
- a CDS encoding deoxyguanosinetriphosphate triphosphohydrolase family protein produces MDDNFKKAGELKDLLNLREKENLCSLACFSHNAIRRRKEKFTENEYRQQFSSDADRILNSLAFTRYIDKTQVFSLINNDHLTHRVIHVQLVSRIARTIGRYLGLNEDLIEAASLGHDIGHTPFGHDGERFLSKLTHKHGAGFFHHNIQSIQFLDRIEKKGKGWNLSLQTLDAILCHDGETHSRQLVPQKNRSFKEFDQMVNTMKTKASFEAIPMTMEGCVVRMADTIAYIGRDLEDAIRLGLVKRNDMPKSCKQILGRTNGTIVYTLVTDLISNSLDQPFIGFSETISAALKQLKEFNYRHIYTNPVIKKHLSSIEDIFCFLFKTYLADLENGTKKSAIFTDFLHGMSPEYRQTHSNPEIVRDYISGMTDSCLIRQAPDHLKPDSIEHV; encoded by the coding sequence TTGGATGATAATTTTAAAAAAGCCGGGGAACTAAAAGATCTTCTTAATCTCAGAGAAAAGGAAAATCTTTGTTCCCTGGCCTGTTTCAGTCATAATGCCATCAGACGACGCAAAGAAAAATTCACTGAAAACGAATACCGCCAGCAATTTTCCTCAGATGCCGACCGTATTTTAAATTCCCTTGCATTTACACGGTATATTGATAAAACCCAGGTCTTTTCCCTGATCAATAACGATCATCTCACCCACCGGGTGATCCATGTTCAGCTGGTCTCAAGAATTGCAAGAACCATTGGCAGGTATCTGGGATTAAACGAAGACCTCATTGAAGCGGCAAGCCTGGGCCACGACATCGGCCACACACCATTCGGGCATGACGGCGAGCGTTTCCTTTCAAAACTGACCCATAAACATGGTGCCGGTTTTTTTCATCATAATATTCAAAGTATTCAATTTCTCGACAGGATTGAAAAAAAAGGCAAGGGCTGGAATTTAAGCCTTCAGACCCTGGACGCCATCCTCTGCCATGACGGGGAAACCCACTCACGACAACTTGTTCCTCAAAAAAACAGGTCGTTTAAAGAATTTGATCAAATGGTGAACACCATGAAAACAAAGGCTTCCTTTGAAGCCATCCCAATGACCATGGAAGGTTGTGTGGTCAGAATGGCCGATACCATCGCTTATATCGGCCGGGACCTGGAAGATGCAATCCGGTTGGGCCTGGTAAAAAGAAACGACATGCCAAAAAGTTGCAAACAGATACTGGGCCGGACAAACGGCACAATTGTTTATACCCTTGTGACCGACCTGATCTCAAACAGCCTGGATCAGCCTTTCATCGGATTTTCCGAAACAATTTCCGCTGCTTTAAAACAACTGAAGGAATTTAATTACCGGCATATTTATACAAACCCCGTGATCAAGAAACATTTGTCTTCCATTGAGGATATTTTTTGTTTTCTCTTTAAAACCTATCTGGCAGATCTGGAAAACGGGACCAAAAAATCTGCCATTTTTACGGATTTTTTACACGGCATGTCACCCGAATACAGACAAACCCATTCAAACCCTGAAATTGTAAGAGACTATATATCGGGAATGACTGACTCCTGTTTAATCCGTCAGGCACCCGATCATTTAAAACCGGATTCCATTGAACATGTTTGA
- a CDS encoding Mrp/NBP35 family ATP-binding protein, with the protein MIHESVDKAKKGSSCPSQSGGQNMDARQQQEEIAIKASLSKIKHKIFVLSGKGGVGKSSVSANLAASLSKKGYKTGLMDVDVHGPSIAQMLGLTGIMDISENQLLIPKQVNGNLKVVSVQSLMQDQDQAIIWRGPAKTGMIKQFVSSVDWGELDFLIIDAPPGTGDEPLTVVQTIPDALGVIVTTPQEVALADIRKSISFCKTVRLKTLGIVENMASFKCPHCNEPIDLFSSGGGEKTAKAQGLTFLGSIPFDNQVVVSGDKGIPVMFQDEETEFTKAFETIVENITKQL; encoded by the coding sequence ATGATTCATGAAAGTGTTGACAAAGCCAAAAAGGGAAGCAGCTGCCCGTCACAAAGCGGTGGCCAGAATATGGATGCCAGACAGCAACAAGAAGAAATAGCAATTAAGGCTTCTCTTTCAAAAATAAAACACAAAATTTTTGTCTTAAGCGGTAAAGGCGGAGTTGGGAAAAGCAGTGTATCTGCCAACCTTGCAGCCAGCCTTTCAAAAAAAGGGTATAAAACAGGCCTGATGGATGTTGATGTCCACGGCCCATCCATTGCCCAGATGCTGGGACTGACAGGAATTATGGATATTTCTGAAAACCAGCTTTTGATTCCCAAACAGGTCAATGGAAACCTTAAGGTTGTTTCCGTCCAGTCATTGATGCAGGACCAGGACCAGGCCATTATCTGGAGAGGCCCTGCCAAAACAGGTATGATCAAACAATTTGTCAGTTCAGTGGACTGGGGAGAGCTTGATTTTTTAATTATTGATGCGCCTCCGGGAACCGGTGATGAACCCTTGACCGTTGTGCAGACCATTCCCGATGCTTTGGGCGTCATTGTGACCACCCCCCAGGAAGTGGCATTGGCAGATATCAGAAAATCCATCTCCTTTTGCAAGACGGTTCGTTTAAAAACCCTTGGAATTGTAGAAAATATGGCTAGTTTCAAATGCCCGCACTGCAACGAACCCATTGACCTGTTCAGTTCAGGCGGTGGTGAAAAAACAGCAAAAGCCCAGGGTCTTACATTTTTAGGCTCCATACCTTTTGACAATCAGGTGGTCGTCTCAGGAGACAAGGGTATTCCCGTGATGTTCCAGGACGAAGAAACTGAATTTACAAAAGCATTTGAAACCATAGTGGAAAACATTACCAAACAATTGTAG
- a CDS encoding tetratricopeptide repeat protein, with amino-acid sequence MKKSLVFILLIFIPVFFLAGCTQLKTSRQHSEFQTVKTNNSNEENYLSSNYYYLESRLHIQNKNFQKAIVSLEKALTQDPGSFILTQDLIWLYLRQNNNDKAFELSEKLVLENPDNVDALLLLVQLKKDSLDEKKLVEILNQVIELDPKNKEIFLRLGKIHMDKENYTEALILFKKMVDQFPDYYVARFYLGQVNMIQKHYDLAKIQFLKTIELEPDLLEPRFQLIEIYNTENIPNENRTDNRQKIIETYKEILEIEPDNNRAQLGMALHYFKNNRKKQAENLFLDLGRDIETNSRLVMVAVDEYLSGQKYEDAVIVFSQMLKADPDNSTLNFFTGMSYEAVGDFKKAISYYLKIKPDHSQYKKTILNIAMLYKRLGEELSARNYLEDKYKLFPKDIDIIIYLASFYEKDNNYDQAIALFKKGLEDSPENTSLLFRLGALQDKAGFAEESMVTMKKIIEIDPKDASALNYLGYSYADRGIKLDEALLLLKRAYELRPDDGYITDSLGWVYYKLGQYQKAVEHLEKAAQLTSFETIISDHLGDAYQKTDQFKKALETYKKALSNAKDEDKNKILELKEKINAARKKIDE; translated from the coding sequence ATGAAAAAAAGTCTTGTTTTTATCCTTCTCATTTTTATACCGGTTTTTTTTCTTGCCGGCTGCACACAATTAAAAACAAGCCGGCAGCATTCTGAATTTCAAACCGTTAAGACAAACAATTCAAACGAAGAAAACTATCTGTCTTCAAATTATTACTACCTTGAATCAAGGTTACACATTCAAAACAAAAACTTTCAAAAAGCCATTGTTTCTCTGGAAAAGGCACTGACCCAAGATCCTGGTTCATTTATTTTAACCCAGGATCTGATCTGGTTATACCTGAGACAAAACAATAACGACAAAGCATTTGAACTCTCGGAAAAACTGGTACTGGAAAATCCTGATAATGTAGATGCGCTTCTGCTGCTTGTACAGTTAAAAAAGGATTCACTTGATGAAAAAAAACTGGTGGAAATTTTAAACCAAGTTATAGAGCTTGACCCTAAAAACAAAGAAATATTTCTTCGTCTTGGCAAAATACATATGGACAAGGAAAACTACACAGAAGCCCTGATATTGTTCAAAAAAATGGTGGACCAGTTCCCTGACTATTATGTAGCAAGGTTTTATCTGGGCCAGGTCAATATGATTCAAAAGCATTATGATCTTGCGAAAATCCAGTTTTTAAAAACAATTGAACTTGAACCTGATCTTTTAGAGCCAAGATTTCAATTGATAGAAATCTACAACACTGAAAATATCCCGAACGAGAATAGAACGGATAATAGACAAAAAATCATTGAGACCTACAAGGAAATACTTGAAATAGAACCGGATAATAATCGGGCACAATTAGGGATGGCCCTGCACTACTTTAAAAACAACAGAAAAAAACAAGCTGAAAACCTTTTTTTAGACCTTGGCCGGGACATTGAAACCAATTCCAGGCTTGTCATGGTTGCAGTGGACGAATATCTTTCCGGTCAAAAATATGAAGATGCCGTCATTGTCTTTTCCCAAATGCTGAAAGCAGACCCTGACAACTCTACTTTGAACTTTTTCACGGGCATGTCCTATGAAGCTGTCGGGGACTTCAAAAAAGCTATTTCTTACTATTTAAAAATAAAACCAGACCACTCCCAATATAAGAAAACCATTTTAAATATTGCCATGCTTTACAAACGTCTCGGAGAAGAACTGTCTGCCAGAAACTATCTTGAAGACAAATACAAGCTCTTTCCAAAAGATATTGACATCATCATCTATCTGGCCTCTTTTTATGAAAAGGACAACAACTATGATCAAGCCATTGCCCTCTTTAAAAAAGGACTGGAAGATTCTCCTGAAAACACATCTTTATTATTCAGGCTTGGCGCATTACAGGACAAGGCGGGTTTTGCAGAAGAAAGCATGGTCACCATGAAAAAAATCATTGAGATTGATCCAAAGGATGCCAGCGCATTAAACTACCTGGGATATTCATATGCGGATCGGGGTATCAAGCTTGATGAAGCCCTTTTGCTTCTTAAAAGGGCATATGAACTAAGGCCTGATGACGGGTATATCACAGACAGCCTGGGCTGGGTTTATTATAAGCTTGGCCAATACCAAAAAGCTGTGGAACACCTTGAAAAAGCAGCACAATTAACGTCCTTTGAAACCATTATATCCGATCATTTAGGGGATGCTTATCAAAAAACCGATCAATTTAAAAAAGCTCTTGAAACCTATAAAAAAGCTTTGTCCAATGCCAAAGATGAGGACAAAAACAAAATCCTTGAACTCAAAGAAAAAATCAACGCTGCCCGGAAGAAAATAGATGAATAA